ACGCTATCATGCGATAGTTCGCGGCTGGTTGAGTGAAGAAGCGGTGCTTGATTACCCGCTGGTCGAGGAACTGGATAAAATTGCCGACAAATTCGCCCGCGAAAATAAAGACCCGCAGCCAGCGGTGACGCATTATTGTAGCCTGGCGACGGTAGAAATGCCGGTGGCAACCGGGCGCTATCCCACGACTCGCTATAGCCTGGTGGAGCTTGAACCGAAAACCGGGCGTAAACACCAGTTACGCCGCCACCTCTCCCATCTTCGCCATCCGATTATCGGCGATAGTAAACATGGCGATCTGCGGCAAAATCGCAGCGCGGCGGAGCATTTTGGCTGCGAGCGGCTGATGCTGCACGCCAGCCAGCTATCGTTAACGCATCCCTTTACCGGCGAGCCGCTGGTGATTCGCGCTGGTCTGGACGACGTCTGGATGCGCGCGCTGTCGCAGTTTGGCTGGCGCGGCCTTCTCCCGCTAAATGAAAGGGTTGAGTTTGCCGACGACAGCGGTCAGGATGAGAGTGTTGAGGATAATCCAGGGAGATAGTCATGGCGGAAGTCGGAATTTTTGTCGGCACGATGTATGGAAATTCGCTCCTGGTCGCAGAAGAGGCGCAGGCCATTCTGAGCGGACTGGGGCATCAAGCAAAAGTGTTTGAAGATCCAGAGGTCAAAGACTGGGAATCATATACCGGGAAATACGCGCTGGTTGTGACATCGACCACTGGGCAGGGTGATTTACCGGATAATATTGTGCAATTGTACGAAGGCATCAAAGACATGTATCAGCCGCATTTGCGCTATGGAATTATCGCGTTGGGCGATAGCACCTACGCCAACTTTTGCGGCGGCGGTATGAAGTTTGATGCGTTATTACAGGAGCAGGGCGGTAAGCGAATTGGCGAGATGCTAATGATTGACGCCAGTGAAGATCCTGAGCCCGAAAGCGTCTCTAATCCCTGGGTAGAGCAGTGGGCGACGCTGCTGGATTGAAAAGTTTCGCCCTCTCCCTACGCAGAGGGCGTCCCTTTTTACTTATTTTCAATGCCAGTGGCCGGATTAACGGCCAAAAAGATCGTAACAATTCTCTGCCGTCCCGGCTTCGGGCATTTGCCTTAAAACCTCTACCATACCAGGGTATTTGCCGGGCTATTTCACGGGGTCAAGAGAGTTGATTCACACTCCTGTCTTTTGTGCCGCTATTTCCCCTTCAGAACCGGCTTTGCTTTTCATTTCCGTGAACTATCCCCCATGCCGTTAGGCATAAGCCACAAATCAGATTTACTACTGCAATGAAAGCTGTGTATTTGCACGGTGAGCCCGTCAACCCCTCTTTTTATACTTTTCCTGCCAGTTACAAATGCAGTGCCAGATATAACGACAATTATGAAAAAACACTAACACGTCATTCTGAGTACCCTACAGGTTGTGCTGTTCAGAATGAACGTAGCTAACGCTATGATTCAGGAGTGCAACAATGAGTTCATTAAGTCAGGCGGCGAGCGGCGCTGAAAAGCGCACCAATGCTCGCTACTGGATAGTGGTGATGCTGTTTATCGTCACATCCTTCAACTACGGTGACCGCGCCACCTTATCCATTGCCGGTTCGGAGATGGCCAAAGATATTGGCCTTGATGCTGTCGGTATGGGGTACGTTTTCTCTGCGTTCTCATGGGCTTATGTTATCGGCCAGATCCCCGGCGGCTGGTTGCTCGACCGCTTTGGTTCAAAACGCGTCTACTTCTGGTCCATCTTTATTTGGTCCATGTTTACCCTGCTGCAAGGCTTCGTCGATATCTTTAGTGGCTTCGGCATTATCATCGCGCTGTTTACGTTGCGATTCCTTGTCGGTTTAGCTGAAGCACCTTCCTTCCCCGGCAACAGTCGCATAGTCGCGGCGTGGTTCCCGGCACAGGAGAGGGGCACGGCGGTATCGATTTTTAACTCTGCTCAGTACTTTGCCACCGTTATCTTTGCGCCAATCATGGGTTGGCTGACTCACGAAGTGGGCTGGTCGCACGTGTTCTTCTTTATGGGCGGCCTCGGGATCATTATCAGCTTTGTCTGGCTGAAGGTGATTCATGAACCGAATCAGCATCCCGGCGTAAACCAAAAAGAGCTGGATTACATCGCCGCAGGCGGCGCGCTGATCAACATGGATCAAGCCGCAGCCAAAGCCAAAGTACCGTTTAGCGTGAAGTGGGGACAAATCAAACAACTGCTGGGTTCACGCATGATGATTGGCGTGTATATCGGCCAGTACTGTATTAACGCTCTGACCTACTTCTTTATCACCTGGTTCCCGGTCTACCTGGTGCAGGCGCGGGGGATGTCGATTTTGAAAGCGGGTTTTGTCGCTTCGGTGCCGGCTATCTGCGGCTTTGTCGGCGGCGTGCTTGGCGGAATTATTTCCGACTGGCTGATGCGTCGTACCGGCTCGCTGAATATTGCGCGTAAAACGCCAATCGTCATGGGGATGCTGTTGTCGATGGTGATGGTGTTCTGTAACTACGTCAACGTGGAGTGGATGATCATCGGTTTTATGGCGCTGGCCTTCTTTGGTAAAGGTATTGGTGCGCTGGGCTGGGCGGTGATGGCGGATACCGCGCCGAAAGAGATCAGCGGCCTCAGCGGCGGTCTGTTCAATATGTTCGGTAACATTTCCGGTATCGTCACGCCGATTGCTATCGGCTACATCGTTGGCACCACCGGTTCGTTCAACGGCGCGCTGATCTACGTCGGTGTCCATGCGCTGATTGCGGTGCTGAGCTATCTGGTGCTGGTGGGCGATATTAAGCGTATCGAACTGAAACCTGTCGCAGGACAATCATCATGACAACACAATCAAGCCCCGTTATCACCGACATGAAGGTTATTCCGGTGGCCGGGCATGACAGCATGTTGCTCAACATCGGCGGCGCACATAACGCGTACTTTACCCGCAATATCGTGGTACTTACCGATAATGCCGGGAATACCGGCGTCGGTGAAGCGCCGGGCGGTGAAGTGATTTATCAGACGCTAGTCGATGCTATCCCGATGGTATTAGGCCAGGAAGTCGCCCGCCTGAATAAGGTGGTACAGCAGGTGCATAAAGGTAATCAGGCCGCTGACTTTGATACCTTTGGCAAAGGTGCCTGGACCTTTGAACTGCGGGTGAACGCGGTAGCCGCTTTGGAAGCGGCGCTGCTCGACCTGCTGGGCAAAGCGCTCAACGTGCCAGTTTGCGAACTGCTAGGGCCGGGCAAGCAGCGCGATGAGGTCACCGTGCTGGGCTATCTATTCTACGTAGGCGATCGCACGAAGACCGATTTGCCTTATCTGGAGACAACGCCGGGCAACCATGATTGGTATCACCTGCGCCATCAGCAAGCGATGAACAGCGAGGCGGTAGTGCGTCTGGCGGAAGCCTCGCAGGATCGCTATGGCTTTAAAGACTTCAAACTCAAGGGCGGCGTGCTGCCCGGCGAGCAGGAAATTGAAACCGCCCGTGCGCTGAAAAAACGCTTCCCGGACGCGCGTATTACGGTTGACCCCAACGGTGCCTGGCTGCTGGATGAAGCTATCGCACTGTGTAAAGGGCTGAACGATGTGTTGACCTACGCCGAAGATCCTTGCGGTGCCGAACAAGGTTTCTCTGGTCGCGAAGTGATGGCGGAGTTCCGCCGCGCGACCGGTTTGCCTGTGGCGACCAACATGATTGCCACTAACTGGCGCGAAATGGGTCACGCGGTGATGCTTAACTCGGTGGATATTCCGCTGGCCGATCCGCACTTCTGGACGCTTTCCGGCGCGGTACGCGTGGCGCAGTTGTGCGATGACTGGGGCCTGACCTGGGGTTGCCACTCGAACAACCACTTTGATATTTCGCTGGCGATGTTTACCCATGTTGGTGCAGCAGCACCCGGCAAGCCGACGGCTATCGATACTCACTGGATCTGGCAGGAGGGCGATTGCCGCCTGACCAAAAGTCCGCTGGAGATTAAGAACGGGAAAATTGCTGTTCCGGATGCGCCTGGGCTGGGCGTAGAGCTGGATTGGGATCAGGTTAACAAGGCTCATGAAGCCTACAAGAGACTGCCCGGCGGCGCGCGTAATGACGCGGGTCCGATGCAGTATCTGATCCCTGGATGGACTTTTGACCGTAAACGCCCTGTTTTCGGCCGTCACTGATTACGCAATAAGGATTGAATTATGAGCACTCAATTTACGACTCCAGTTGTTACCGCGATGCAGGTGATCCCCGTTGCGGGCCACGACAGTATGCTGATGAACCTGAGCGGCGCACATGCCCCGTTCTTCACGCGTAATATTGTGATTATCAAAGATAACTCCGGGCACACCGGCGTCGGCGAAATTCCCGGGGGCGAGAAAATTCGCCAGACCCTGGAAGATGCGATTCCGCTGATAGTGGGTAAAACTCTTGGCGAATATAAAAATGTGCTGAACGCGGTACGTAACCAGTTTGCCGATCGCGATGCCGGTGGACGCGGTTTGCAGACCTTCGATCTGCGTACCACTATTCATGTGGTCACTGGCATTGAAGCCGCAATGCTTGACCTGCTCGGCCAGCATCTGGGCGTAAACGTCGCGTCTCTGTTGGGCGATGGCCAGCAGCGTAGCGAAGTCGAAATGCTCGGTTATCTGTTCTTCGTCGGCAACCGCAAAGCGACGCCGCTACCGTATCAGAGCCAGCCGGATGAGAAATGTGACTGGTATCGCCTGCGTCATGATGAAGCGATGACCCCGGATTCGGTGGTGCGCCTGGCGGAAGCGGCGTATGAGAAATATGGTTTCAACGACTTTAAACTGAAAGGCGGCGTGTTGGCTGGGGAAGAAGAGGCGGAATCCATTGTTGCGCTGGCGAAACGCTTCCCACAGGCGCGTGTGACGCTGGATCCAAACGGCGCTTGGTCGCTCAATGAAGCGATCAAAATTGGTAAGTATCTGAAAGGCTCTCTGGCTTACGCAGAAGATCCGTGTGGTGCAGAGCAGGGCTTCTCCGGGCGTGAAGTGATGGCGGAATTCCGTCGGGCTACCGGTCTGCCGACCGCGACCAATATGATCGCCACCGACTGGCGTCAGATGGGGCATACGCTGTCGCTGCAATCCGTGGATATCCCGCTGGCGGACCCGCACTTCTGGACCATGCAGGGCTCAGTTCGCGTGGCGCAGATGTGCCATGAGTTCGGCCTGACCTGGGGCTCGCACTCTAACAACCACTTTGATATTTCACTGGCGATGTTCACCCACGTCGCGGCTGCGGCTCCGGGTAAGATCACCGCCATCGATACCCACTGGATCTGGCAGGAAGGCAACCAGCGCCTGACCAAAGAGCCGTTTGAAATTAAAGGCGGCATGGTGCAGGTGCCGGCGAAACCGGGTCTGGGCGTAGAGCTGGATATGGATCAGGTGATGAAAGCCCACGAGCTGTATCAGAAACACGGTTTGGGCGCGCGCGATGACGCCATGGGGATGCAGTATCTGATCCCAAACTGGACGTTTGACAACAAGCGTCCGTGCATGGTGCGCTAAGAAAACGCCGGTTCCTGCGGGGACCGGCATATTCGCGTTACCGGGTAAATGCTCATTTTAAGGACAGCTTATGAAGATAGTGATCGCACCGGATTCATACAAGGAGAGCCTGAGTGCGCTGGATGTTGCAACCGCGATAGAGCAGGGTTTTCGGGAAATTTATCCGGACGCGGAGTATGTCAAACTGCCGGTTGCGGATGGTGGTGAAGGAACCGTCGAAGCGATGGTTGCAGCGACTCAGGGGTATCAGGTTGAGGTCACCGTCACCGGTCCGCTTGGTGAACCTGTCGCGGCTTTTTACGGACTTTCAGGCGACAAGCAGTGCGCTTTTATCGAAATGGCGGCGGCGAGCGGTCTGGAGAGCGTGCCGTCGGCGCGACGTAACCCTCTGCTGACCACGTCATGGGGGACGGGAGAGCTTATTCGTCATGCGCTGGACGCAGGCGTGAAGCAAATTATTATCGGCATCGGCGGCAGCGCCACTAACGATGGCGGAGCCGGAATGGTACAGGCGCTGGGGGCGAAGCTTCTGACCCACGACAACCAGCAGATTGCGCTCGGCGGCGGTGCGCTGGATAGCCTGGCGCGTATTGACATCAGCGAGCTTGATGAACGTCTGGCTAAATGCCGTATTGATGTCGCCTGCGATGTGACTAATCCGCTGACTGGCCCGCAAGGGGCAACGGCGGTATTTGGTCCGCAGAAAGGGGCGACGGCGGAAATGATTGTCAGCCTGGATAAGGCGCTGGCCCATTTTGCCGGGATTATTCACCGCGATTTAGATCTCGACGTGCTGAACCTTGAAGGTGGCGGCGCGGCGGGCGGTATGGGGGCTGGTTTGTACGCCTTTTGCGGCGCGAAGCTGCGACCAGGAATTGAGATTGTCACCGACGCGTTGCATCTTGCCGATATCGTAGCAGATGCGGACCTGGTGATTACCGGTGAAGGGCGTATCGACAGTCAGACGATTCACGGTAAAGTGCCGGTTGGCGTGGCGAGGGTGGCTAAACGTTACAACCTTCCGGTGATTGGTATCGCCGGCAGCCTGACGGCGGACGTTGGTGTGGTGCACGATCACGGTCTGGATGCGGTATTCAGCGTGATTTATTCCATTTGCACGCTTGATGAGGCACTTGAAAATGCCGCCGAAAACGTGCGCATGACGGCGAGAAACGTCGCCGCGGTGCTGAAAATGGGGCAAGTGCTATAAGTTTTCCCCGGTCGTGCAGCGCAGACCGGGGATGACGTTTTAAATGCCCATCAGCTTGCATGCTTCGCGTGCGACGTTATCCATTTCATCCAGCAGTTCCAGAAACTCCGGCTCTAGTTCTTCGGCGACCGTGCCCGCCCGTAGCTGGCTTTCGATGGTTTGACACAATTTCTTCAGGCGAGGCACCCCGCTGTAGCTACAGCTGCCGTGGAGTTTATGAATCAAATCCAGCAACCCTTCCGGCTGCTCGCCGACCAGTTGCTCTTCCACTCTATTACGAACCTCTGGCATAAAGGCGATCAGCATTTGCAGCATTTCCTGCGCCAGATCTGGCTTCATTGCCGCCTGGCGTAGCGCCAGCTGCCAGTTCAGGGTGACGTTATGATCGATCGGCAGTTCGACAGGCTCTGTTACCGCGAGCGGTGCAACATGCTTGCCTGGTTGATAGCGCAGCAGCAGGCTGTAGAGCTTATCTTCTTCAATCGGTTTCGCCAGATAATCATTCATTCCCGCGCTCAGGAGCTTTTCGCGCTGCCCTTCCAGCGCGTGCGCCGTCACGGCAATCACTGGGGTTTGCTGTTGATGGGGAAGCTGGCGAATCAATTCGCAGGCGCGGATACCGTCCATTTCCGGCATCTGAATATCCATCAGAATCAGATCCTGCTGTAGATCCCTGGCCTGATCGACGGCGTGCTGACCGCTATCGCAAAGGATGACGTGTTGAACTTTGTCTTCCAGTAGCGCACCGATAAGCTTCAGGTTTGCCGGGTTAT
This Klebsiella sp. RHBSTW-00484 DNA region includes the following protein-coding sequences:
- a CDS encoding flavodoxin, with protein sequence MAEVGIFVGTMYGNSLLVAEEAQAILSGLGHQAKVFEDPEVKDWESYTGKYALVVTSTTGQGDLPDNIVQLYEGIKDMYQPHLRYGIIALGDSTYANFCGGGMKFDALLQEQGGKRIGEMLMIDASEDPEPESVSNPWVEQWATLLD
- the truC gene encoding tRNA pseudouridine(65) synthase TruC → MLEIVYQDQWLVAVNKPSGWLVHRSWLDRDEKVVVMQTVRDQIGQHVFTAHRLDRPTSGVLLMGLSSEAGRLLSQQFEQHQMQKRYHAIVRGWLSEEAVLDYPLVEELDKIADKFARENKDPQPAVTHYCSLATVEMPVATGRYPTTRYSLVELEPKTGRKHQLRRHLSHLRHPIIGDSKHGDLRQNRSAAEHFGCERLMLHASQLSLTHPFTGEPLVIRAGLDDVWMRALSQFGWRGLLPLNERVEFADDSGQDESVEDNPGR
- a CDS encoding glycerate kinase, translated to MKIVIAPDSYKESLSALDVATAIEQGFREIYPDAEYVKLPVADGGEGTVEAMVAATQGYQVEVTVTGPLGEPVAAFYGLSGDKQCAFIEMAAASGLESVPSARRNPLLTTSWGTGELIRHALDAGVKQIIIGIGGSATNDGGAGMVQALGAKLLTHDNQQIALGGGALDSLARIDISELDERLAKCRIDVACDVTNPLTGPQGATAVFGPQKGATAEMIVSLDKALAHFAGIIHRDLDLDVLNLEGGGAAGGMGAGLYAFCGAKLRPGIEIVTDALHLADIVADADLVITGEGRIDSQTIHGKVPVGVARVAKRYNLPVIGIAGSLTADVGVVHDHGLDAVFSVIYSICTLDEALENAAENVRMTARNVAAVLKMGQVL
- the gudP gene encoding galactarate/glucarate/glycerate transporter GudP encodes the protein MSSLSQAASGAEKRTNARYWIVVMLFIVTSFNYGDRATLSIAGSEMAKDIGLDAVGMGYVFSAFSWAYVIGQIPGGWLLDRFGSKRVYFWSIFIWSMFTLLQGFVDIFSGFGIIIALFTLRFLVGLAEAPSFPGNSRIVAAWFPAQERGTAVSIFNSAQYFATVIFAPIMGWLTHEVGWSHVFFFMGGLGIIISFVWLKVIHEPNQHPGVNQKELDYIAAGGALINMDQAAAKAKVPFSVKWGQIKQLLGSRMMIGVYIGQYCINALTYFFITWFPVYLVQARGMSILKAGFVASVPAICGFVGGVLGGIISDWLMRRTGSLNIARKTPIVMGMLLSMVMVFCNYVNVEWMIIGFMALAFFGKGIGALGWAVMADTAPKEISGLSGGLFNMFGNISGIVTPIAIGYIVGTTGSFNGALIYVGVHALIAVLSYLVLVGDIKRIELKPVAGQSS
- the gudD gene encoding glucarate dehydratase → MSTQFTTPVVTAMQVIPVAGHDSMLMNLSGAHAPFFTRNIVIIKDNSGHTGVGEIPGGEKIRQTLEDAIPLIVGKTLGEYKNVLNAVRNQFADRDAGGRGLQTFDLRTTIHVVTGIEAAMLDLLGQHLGVNVASLLGDGQQRSEVEMLGYLFFVGNRKATPLPYQSQPDEKCDWYRLRHDEAMTPDSVVRLAEAAYEKYGFNDFKLKGGVLAGEEEAESIVALAKRFPQARVTLDPNGAWSLNEAIKIGKYLKGSLAYAEDPCGAEQGFSGREVMAEFRRATGLPTATNMIATDWRQMGHTLSLQSVDIPLADPHFWTMQGSVRVAQMCHEFGLTWGSHSNNHFDISLAMFTHVAAAAPGKITAIDTHWIWQEGNQRLTKEPFEIKGGMVQVPAKPGLGVELDMDQVMKAHELYQKHGLGARDDAMGMQYLIPNWTFDNKRPCMVR
- a CDS encoding enolase C-terminal domain-like protein, with product MTTQSSPVITDMKVIPVAGHDSMLLNIGGAHNAYFTRNIVVLTDNAGNTGVGEAPGGEVIYQTLVDAIPMVLGQEVARLNKVVQQVHKGNQAADFDTFGKGAWTFELRVNAVAALEAALLDLLGKALNVPVCELLGPGKQRDEVTVLGYLFYVGDRTKTDLPYLETTPGNHDWYHLRHQQAMNSEAVVRLAEASQDRYGFKDFKLKGGVLPGEQEIETARALKKRFPDARITVDPNGAWLLDEAIALCKGLNDVLTYAEDPCGAEQGFSGREVMAEFRRATGLPVATNMIATNWREMGHAVMLNSVDIPLADPHFWTLSGAVRVAQLCDDWGLTWGCHSNNHFDISLAMFTHVGAAAPGKPTAIDTHWIWQEGDCRLTKSPLEIKNGKIAVPDAPGLGVELDWDQVNKAHEAYKRLPGGARNDAGPMQYLIPGWTFDRKRPVFGRH